Within Candidatus Neomarinimicrobiota bacterium, the genomic segment GCATTATCACTCTGCTTTACTCCCCCATCGCCTTTCGACGATCCGAAAATCTCTTCTCTCCCCCCTACCGACCCGCGGGTAATCTTTCCGCAGCGGATGATCTTTATAGTCATCTGGATTTAAAATTCTGATGAGGTTGGGATGTTCTTCGAATTTGATACCATAAAGGTCAAAAACTTCTCTTTCTTGCCAGTCTGCCGTTTTCCAGAGCGATTCCGCCGAAGGTATGACAGGATTATCCTGCGCCACATAAGCCTTCACCACCACCCTTTCTATCTTTGAATGCGAAAGCAGATGATAGACAACAGCGAAGCGCTCATGGCCGCCGAGCGTAAGGTTATCCACCGCCGTGATATCGGAGAGAAAGTTGAATTCAGCGTCGCGCAGAATTCGCAGGACGGGAAGAATACTCTCTCCTTTGATATGGAGTACCGCCTCACCGCCCACCTCGGAAACTTCAAGCAGAGAATCGGAAATCTCGTCTCTTACAGATTTGAGGATTTTCTCCAGCGTCATCTATTCCACCGCCGGCACCGAATAGTCAGATATCCGCTCCTTCTCCACCAGCCGCTGCAGTTTCATCAGGCCGTCCACAACACCTTCGGGCCGAGGAGGGCATCCGGGAACATACATGTCCACAGGGATGAACTGGTCTATTCCCTGGATGACGCTGTAAGTATCGAAGACACCGCCGCTGGAGGCGCAAGCCCCCATGGAGATAACCCACTTCGGTTCAGGCATCTGTTCGTAAATCCGGGTAAGAACAGGCATCATTTTGATAGAAATCCGCCCGGCAACGATGAGGAGATCGGACTGTCGTGGAGAGAATCTAATGGCTTCAGCTCCGAAGCGGGCCATATCCGTTCGAGCGGCTAGTACCGCCATAAATTCGATTCCGCAACAGGCGGTACCAAAAGGCATGGGCCAGAGCGAATTCTTGCGGCCCCAGTTGATCGCACTCTCCACTGTCGTGGTCAGGATGTTGGATTTCAAATCCCGCTCAGACATCGTGAGTGAGGATTGGGGATTGCGTATTACAGATTTCCACTGTTAAGCCGCAAGTCCAGCACAAGCACCGTTTTTCTCTCAGATTCATCGCTTCCCCCTGCAAGCCGCACTTGGCTCATTCCCACTCCAAAGCGCCCTTCTTCCAGACGAAAAGATAGCCGAACGTCAGAATAGCCAGGAACACCACCATCTCAAAGAAGATGAAAGAACCGCTCGATAAAAACTGTCTGTATACGACAGCCCACGGGTAAAGAAAAACTATTTCTATATCGAAGATGATGAACAGGAGAGCAATGATGAAATATTTTACTGAGAAACGGATGCGCGTTTCACCTATCGGATCGACCCCTGATTCATAGGGCATCAGCTTGACAGGATCCTTAATCCTCGGACCGATAAGATGCGTTAGAACAAGGGTGACGATGCCGAATCCGGCAGCGAGGATAAAAACTACAAGGATCGGTAAATAGTTCTCAATCATGACTAAGGGTTTAGACGGCTTTCTCGAAGATGCTCATGTCCCCTCCCGACTCGCCAAATCTAAGTTGCTCGAGAGTGGGGAAAATTTACATCCTCACTACAAAGAACATCAAGGAATTGTGGACCCAGTCCGCAACCGGAGCCCAGTATATACCAAAAAGTAGCGTGGGGATACCCAAGCCTACGAGCAGTACGGCTGAAAGCCTGGGTGGAAAGTACAGCTCAGTCTGAGTCTCACCCTCGAAGTACATCTTTTTCATCACCCTCATATAGTAATACAATGAGACGACACTGTTAAGTACTCCCAGAACGGCAAGCCAATAAAACTGGGGTCCTGCCTTAATGAGGGCAGCGAAGAGATAGAATTTGCCGATGAAACCGGCTGTGGGTGGTATCCCTGTGAGGGAAAACAGAAAGAGTGCCATCAAGCCCGCAAGAAATGGAGACTTGAAACCGATACCGCTGTATTCGTCGATGAGTTCAGTACCGAACTTATTAGAGACAATAATTGCTATCAGGAAAGCACCAAGCTGCATGAACAGATAGACAACGATGTAAAAGATTATGGCATAGACCCCATCCTGTGATAGAACCGGTACCGCCATGAGGATATAACCGGCGTGGGCAATGCTGGAATAGGCAAGCATGCGTTTGATATTATCCTGCTGGATCGCCACCAGGTTGCCGAGGGTCATGGTGATGGCGGAGATGACCATGATCAGGTGCTGCCACGGTATCCCTTCCATCATCTGCCACACCGCCATATTAAGTGAATCTCCCACACCCAGTAGTGAATTGAAAAATCTGACCAGCAGAGCGAAGCCGGCGGCCTTCGGCGCCACAGAGAGGTAAGCGGTGATAGGGGTCGGCGCCCCCTCGTAGACATCAGGCGTCCAGAAATGAAAAGGGACGGCCGAAATCTTGTAGCCGAATCCAGCCATGATGAGGATTGAAGCGGTAGTGAGCGTGAGAGTAGCCTCATCTCCAGCCAGCGCCAAAGCGTCCGCTATCTCGAATACTTTCGTAGTCCCCGTTAGACCGTACAACAGACTGAGGCCGTATAGCATCAGCCCGGAGGAGAACGCTCCGTAAATGACGTACTTAAGCGCCGCCTCATTGGATCTCACCTGACTCTTCAGGAATCCCGCCAGGATAAATGAAACGATACTCACCACTTCAATCGAGAGGTAGACCATGATGAGATCAACGCTGGAAGCCATGAGCGACATGCCCAGCACCATCACCGCCAGCAGAGTAAAGTATTCTCCTGTTCTCACCTGTGACAGTTCATCCGTCTGCATTGACATCAAGATGACAATAACTGTAGCGATCAGGAAAATAAATTTGAAGATTCGGGAAAACGGGTCGAGGGCAATTGAGTTCAGAAACAGACTGTTCACCTCATCCGCTGGTGACAGCCAGAGAGCGGTAAGAGCCACCACCAGGCCACCCAGTACCCAGTATCCCACATTGCGGGATTGATCTTTTGAATAGAACAGATCGGCGAGAACGGCTATCATTATCGTCGCCACAACAATCAGTTCAGGCACGAAATAGGCTACGCTCTGGAAATTGTCCATAAGTCCTTAGAAGAGAGCCAGTAGAGAACTTTGCTGAACGATACTGATGAGATTAGCCATGGTCACCTTCATTACGTTTAGGACCGGTGTCGGATAAATGCCCAATAAGATGACTATACTTGCAAGGGGAACGAGTGTGAATATCTCCCTGCCGTTAATCTCCGGCATGTCGGCATACTTCTCATTCAACTTGCCCAGGAAGATGCGCTGATACGACCATAGGAAGTAGGAAGCGTTGAGAAGAATACCAATTGTAGATGCAATAACAATAGTTTTGTAAACGGGAAAGGCACCTATGAAGCAGAGCGCTTCGCTGATGAATCCTGAAAGGCCGGGCAATCCGAGACCGGCAAACCAGGCGACAGCCACAATCCCGGCATAGATGGGCATCTGTGTTGCAAGTCCGCCGAATCCGTCGATGTTGCGGTGGTGGGCGCGGTCATATACAACACCCACCAGGATAAACAACATGGCTGTAATAGTGCCGTGATTGAACATTTGAAGAACGGCTCCGTTCATTCCCGCCTGGGCCGCTGCAACGTTGCCATCATACCTGGCCCCCGCGGCCACAACGGCAGCCATTCCCAGCATTACGTAACCCATATGGTTAATACTTGAGTATGCCACCATTTTCTTCAGGTCTGTCTGAGCCAGCGCACACAGGGCGCCCCAGATAATGTTGATCAAAGCCAGAACCGCCAGCGCCGTAGCAAACCAGACCGCGCCATCCGGGATCATTGGATAGCTGATTCTGAGCATTCCGTAGGTCCCCATCTTTAGAAGGACACCCGCCAGGATGACGGAGACGGCCGTGGGCGCTTCCACATGAGCCAACGGCAACCACGTGTGAAACGGAAAGACGGGTACTTTAATAGCAAAAGCGATGAACAGCATTATCCATACTACCTTCAGACCACTGAAGCCCCACCACGAAAGCGTCCCCAGGGCTGTTGGAGCTACTGCCATCAGTTCTACCATATTGAACGTCCGACCACAAGCAAAATAGAGCGCCAAGATGGCGATCAGCATGAGGACAGAACCTGCCAGTGTATACAGAAAAAACTTAATAGCCGCGTATTCGCGCTGGGACCCGCCCCACATTCCGATAAGGAAGTACATGGGGAGAAGCACCACCTCCCAGAAGATGTAAAACAGAAAGAAATCGAGGGAGAGAAATACACCCATCATGCCCGCATCAAGCATGAGAAAGAGGGCAAAATACCCCTTCACCGCCTTGCCGATGTTCCAGCTGACGAAGATGCAGAGGAAGGAAAGCAACGCCGTTAGGAAAACCATCGGCAGACTGAGGCCGTCCACACCGAGAAAATAGGAGATATTGAACGACGGAATCCAACTCAGATGTTCCTGAAATTGAAAACCACTGCTGTTGCGATCAAACTGCATCCAGAGCAAAATTGCCAGCCACAGCTGCAGACCGGTAGCAACCGCGGCAATAATCTTGATCACATTCTCCTTTTCACGAGGAATGAGCGTAATGGCGATCATGCCGATCACCGGCATCCAGACAGTCCAGCTTAAAATGTTCCAATCCATACTTTCAGATTCCTTCCTTGTCTACATCACTTGAAAGACAAAAATGAGGATAATTCCTCCCAAAACCCATACCAGATAGTTCTGCACTTTTCCCGTCTGAATCAGGCGCAGCGTCCGGCCGAAGAACAGGGTAGAATCCCCGACACCATCAACTATCCGCTGATCGAGCACATCGTAATCCCACCGGATTCCCACAAGCCTGGAGAGCCTTTCAGTGACCCTGCCGATGCCGTTAATGATATATCTGTCATACAAGTCCCAATCGATGAATCCGATAATCTTGGAGAAAACAACTGTAGGACCGATAAGCAATTTCTGATATATCTCATCGATGAAGAATTTGTTGAAAGACAGTTTATACGGTAGGGCAAGCCGTTCCGCCAACCGTTCGGCAGAGAGTTGTTTCTTGAGATAGATAACAACAGCGAGTGCAATGCCCGAGAGGGCCACCAGAATAGAAAGAGCCATAGCCAGATTGTGAGCATGGTGCATCCCTTCGGCGATTTCATGGGCGGACGGGTTTGCACCTCCCGGAACGACAGAATCCCGCGCTACGACTAATTCTGTAAACCACCCCGCATCGGAAAATGGATTCAGATGCGGTAGTGTATAGAAGAGAAAGATCGATAGCGTCGCCAGAATAATCAGAGGCGTTGTCATGACAGCTGGCGATTCGTGAATGTAATGGCTGACCTCCTCCCGGGCGGCTTTGCCGTGGAAAGTCATGAAGATAAGCCTGAACATGTAAAAAGCTGTCAAAAGGGCTGCACCAAAACCGAATACAGCAAGGAGGAAGTGCTGTGGATGGTGCGAGGAGAAAGCAAGTGTTCCCGCAAGGATGGCATCCTTGGAAAGAAATCCTGATGTGAAGGGGATTCCAGCAAGGGCCACCGTGCAGATAACCATGCTCCAATAGGTTGTTTTCATCCCCCCTTTCAAGCCGCCCATATTGCGCATATCCTGGGGATCAGACTCATGGTCATTAAGTTCATCATAAGCGTGATGCATGGCGTGAATGACGCTGCCGCTGCAGAGAAACAGTCCTGCCTTGAATGCAGCGTGCGTCA encodes:
- a CDS encoding NADH-quinone oxidoreductase subunit C yields the protein MTLEKILKSVRDEISDSLLEVSEVGGEAVLHIKGESILPVLRILRDAEFNFLSDITAVDNLTLGGHERFAVVYHLLSHSKIERVVVKAYVAQDNPVIPSAESLWKTADWQEREVFDLYGIKFEEHPNLIRILNPDDYKDHPLRKDYPRVGRGERRDFRIVERRWGSKAE
- a CDS encoding NADH-quinone oxidoreductase subunit B family protein, with amino-acid sequence MSERDLKSNILTTTVESAINWGRKNSLWPMPFGTACCGIEFMAVLAARTDMARFGAEAIRFSPRQSDLLIVAGRISIKMMPVLTRIYEQMPEPKWVISMGACASSGGVFDTYSVIQGIDQFIPVDMYVPGCPPRPEGVVDGLMKLQRLVEKERISDYSVPAVE
- the ndhC gene encoding NADH-quinone oxidoreductase subunit A, whose product is MIENYLPILVVFILAAGFGIVTLVLTHLIGPRIKDPVKLMPYESGVDPIGETRIRFSVKYFIIALLFIIFDIEIVFLYPWAVVYRQFLSSGSFIFFEMVVFLAILTFGYLFVWKKGALEWE
- a CDS encoding NADH-quinone oxidoreductase subunit N, producing the protein MDNFQSVAYFVPELIVVATIMIAVLADLFYSKDQSRNVGYWVLGGLVVALTALWLSPADEVNSLFLNSIALDPFSRIFKFIFLIATVIVILMSMQTDELSQVRTGEYFTLLAVMVLGMSLMASSVDLIMVYLSIEVVSIVSFILAGFLKSQVRSNEAALKYVIYGAFSSGLMLYGLSLLYGLTGTTKVFEIADALALAGDEATLTLTTASILIMAGFGYKISAVPFHFWTPDVYEGAPTPITAYLSVAPKAAGFALLVRFFNSLLGVGDSLNMAVWQMMEGIPWQHLIMVISAITMTLGNLVAIQQDNIKRMLAYSSIAHAGYILMAVPVLSQDGVYAIIFYIVVYLFMQLGAFLIAIIVSNKFGTELIDEYSGIGFKSPFLAGLMALFLFSLTGIPPTAGFIGKFYLFAALIKAGPQFYWLAVLGVLNSVVSLYYYMRVMKKMYFEGETQTELYFPPRLSAVLLVGLGIPTLLFGIYWAPVADWVHNSLMFFVVRM
- a CDS encoding NADH-quinone oxidoreductase subunit M; its protein translation is MDWNILSWTVWMPVIGMIAITLIPREKENVIKIIAAVATGLQLWLAILLWMQFDRNSSGFQFQEHLSWIPSFNISYFLGVDGLSLPMVFLTALLSFLCIFVSWNIGKAVKGYFALFLMLDAGMMGVFLSLDFFLFYIFWEVVLLPMYFLIGMWGGSQREYAAIKFFLYTLAGSVLMLIAILALYFACGRTFNMVELMAVAPTALGTLSWWGFSGLKVVWIMLFIAFAIKVPVFPFHTWLPLAHVEAPTAVSVILAGVLLKMGTYGMLRISYPMIPDGAVWFATALAVLALINIIWGALCALAQTDLKKMVAYSSINHMGYVMLGMAAVVAAGARYDGNVAAAQAGMNGAVLQMFNHGTITAMLFILVGVVYDRAHHRNIDGFGGLATQMPIYAGIVAVAWFAGLGLPGLSGFISEALCFIGAFPVYKTIVIASTIGILLNASYFLWSYQRIFLGKLNEKYADMPEINGREIFTLVPLASIVILLGIYPTPVLNVMKVTMANLISIVQQSSLLALF
- a CDS encoding proton-conducting transporter membrane subunit → NDIKRVLAYSTLSQLGYMIMAIGVGAYVVGFFHLVTHAAFKAGLFLCSGSVIHAMHHAYDELNDHESDPQDMRNMGGLKGGMKTTYWSMVICTVALAGIPFTSGFLSKDAILAGTLAFSSHHPQHFLLAVFGFGAALLTAFYMFRLIFMTFHGKAAREEVSHYIHESPAVMTTPLIILATLSIFLFYTLPHLNPFSDAGWFTELVVARDSVVPGGANPSAHEIAEGMHHAHNLAMALSILVALSGIALAVVIYLKKQLSAERLAERLALPYKLSFNKFFIDEIYQKLLIGPTVVFSKIIGFIDWDLYDRYIINGIGRVTERLSRLVGIRWDYDVLDQRIVDGVGDSTLFFGRTLRLIQTGKVQNYLVWVLGGIILIFVFQVM